Proteins found in one Salvia splendens isolate huo1 chromosome 10, SspV2, whole genome shotgun sequence genomic segment:
- the LOC121750339 gene encoding rop guanine nucleotide exchange factor 1-like, whose translation MGSVSSEEGSEERCGSYSLSADISESESSNGEVEEDECGGASSSAGFSPFAAGGSASLSPTFSFPVIGGKDVVVWDEKPLKRSSDLSEIEMMKERFAKLLLGEDMSGGGKGVCTALAISNAITNLSATVFGELWRLEPMAAQKKAMWFREMQWLLSVSDSIVELVPSIQQYPGGGTYEVMTTRPRSDLYMNLPALKKLDAMLISILDGFCDTEFWYVDRGIVMDDHDKYSSGALSGRPSVRQEEKWWLPCPKVPGKGLSEESRKRLQQSRDCTNQILKAALAINANVLAEMDIPAAYIETLPKNGRECLGDIIYKYITADQFAPERLLDCLDLSTEHHTLDVANRVEAAVHVWKMKEKKKHPNDAKFKRKSWGGKVKGFVADGEKSLFLAQHAELLLQSLRLHFPGLPQTALDMSKIQYNKDVGHSILESYSRVMESLAFNIIARIDDVVFVDDATRRCAAAESMSIFGRGGGFNGLPIQKKMSPSPFSIQHTPYTSPFATPTFCSPPPMPNSPRRSVSPLNKSSQTRVQNHKFDKIVSADLDKFWSYTGNLGSRRVPWDAPERD comes from the exons ATGGGGAGTGTGTCGTCGGAGGAAGGCAGCGAGGAGAGATGCGGGAGCTACAGCTTGAGCGCTGACATCAGCGAGTCGGAGAGCTCGAATGGCGAAGTAGAGGAGGACGAGTGCGGCGGCGCGTCGAGCTCCGCAGGATTTTCTCCCTTCGCCGCCGGCGGTTCGGCCTCCTTGTCGCCGACTTTTAGTTTTCCTGTCATCGGAGGCAAAGATGTGGTGGTATGGGACGAGAAGCCGCTCAAACGTAGCTCTGATTTGTCAG AAATTGAGATGATGAAGGAAAGATTTGCGAAGCTTCTTTTGGGGGAGGACATGTCTGGCGGGGGTAAAGGAGTTTGTACTGCGTTAGCAATTTCGAATGCTATCACTAATCTCTCTG ctACTGTATTTGGTGAACTATGGAGGTTGGAGCCCATGGCTGCTCAAAAGAAGGCAATGTGGTTCAGAGAGATGCAATGGCTCTTGTCTGTGAGTGATTCGATTGTGGAACTTGTTCCCTCCATTCAACAATACCCGGGTGGGGGCACGTATGAGGTGATGACAACAAGACCACGCTCAGACTTGTATATGAACTTGCCAGCGCTTAAGAAGCTAGATGCGATGTTGATCAGCATTCTTGATGGGTTTTGTGACACGGAGTTTTGGTATGTTGATCGTGGAATAGTTATGGATGATCACGATAAGTATTCATCTGGTGCGTTGTCTGGGAGGCCTTCAGTTCGACAGGAAGAGAAGTGGTGGCTTCCGTGCCCTAAGGTTCCTGGGAAGGGTCTGTCTGAAGAGTCGAGAAAGAGGTTACAACAATCCAGGGATTGTACAAACCAGATATTGAAAGCAGCATTAGCCATAAATGCCAATGTGCTAGCTGAGATGGATATTCCAGCAGCCTACATTGAAACATTACCTAAg AATGGAAGAGAATGTTTGGGTGACATCATCTACAAGTATATAACGGCTGATCAGTTCGCACCTGAACGCCTTCTTGATTGCCTCGACTTGTCAACGGAGCATCACACTCTAGATGTGGCAAATAGAGTCGAGGCAGCTGTGCATGTTtggaagatgaaagaaaagaagaaacacCCTAATGATGCGAAATTTAAACGGAAGTCATGGGGTGGTAAGGTGAAGGGTTTTGTAGCTGATGGAGAAAAAAGTTTATTTCTGGCTCAGCACGCTGAGTTATTGCTGCAAAGTCTTAGGCTTCACTTCCCTGGCCTTCCACAAACTGCACTAGATATGAGCAAAATTCAGTACAACAAG GATGTAGGGCACTCGATTCTTGAGAGCTATTCACGAGTAATGGAGAGTTTAGCTTTCAATATAATTGCTAGGATCGATGATGTTGTGTTTGTGGATGATGCCACAAGGCGCTGTGCTGCAGCAGAGTCCATGTCAATCTTTGGGAGGGGAGGCGGTTTCAACGGCCTGCCCATTCAAAAGAAGATGTCACCAAGTCCCTTTTCCATTCAGCACACGCCCTACACATCTCCATTTGCGACTCCAACCTTCTGTTCACCCCCGCCCATGCCCAATAGCCCAAGAAGGTCCGTTAGTCCATTGAACAAATCTTCCCAGACAAGAGTGCAAAACCATAAGTTCGACAAGATTGTGTCCGCTGATCTGGATAAATTCTGGTCCTACACAGGAAATCTAGGGTCCAGGAGAGTCCCGTGGGATGCCCCAGAACGTGATTGA
- the LOC121752920 gene encoding coiled-coil domain-containing protein 124-like, whose product MPKKMGVNSKAEAARARRSATESERKERVEKEKEEQYWREAEANKPKAAKKREEEAEKRAEANARKAEARRLAELEEKELEKSLTKPDKKANRVGVPLPKVTEAELIRRREQEQAALQRRAEEDKRKQSRTAKEEEYERMVSVENTNRDDSIIEARSVDEALARMTMVDSLPVDKHPEKRLKASFKAFEEAELPKLKAEKPGLTHTQYKDMIWKLWKKSPDNPLNQVAEKA is encoded by the exons ATGCCGAAGAAAATGGGTGTGAACAGCAAAGCCGAAGCGGCTAGGGCACGGAGGAGCGCAACCGAGTCTGAGCGGAAGGAGCGcgtggagaaggagaaggaagaGCAGTACTGGCGCGAAGCCGAGGCAAATAAGCCGAAAGCGGCGAAGAAGCGGGAGGAGGAAGCCGAGAAACGAGCCGAGGCGAACGCGCGGAAAGCCGAGGCGCGCCGATTGGCGGAGCTGGAGGAGAAGGAGCTCGAGAAGAGCCTCACGAAGCCGGATAAGAAGGCGAATAGGGTCGGTGTGCCCCTGCCGAAGGTGACGGAGGCCGAGCTGATCCGTCGGAGGGAGCAGGAGCAGGCGGCGTTGCAGCGTCGCGCGGAGGAGGATAAGAGGAAGCAGAGCCGGACGGCGAAGGAGGAGGAGTACGAAAGGATGGTGAGCGTGGAGAACACCAATCGCGATGATTCGATTATTGAGGCGAGGTCGGTTGATGAAGCGCTTGCACGGATGACTATGGTGGACAGTTTGCCGGTGGACAAACATCCGGAGAAGAGACTCAAGGCCTCGTTTAAG GCTTTTGAAGAAGCTGAGCTCCCCAAGTTGAAGGCGGAGAAGCCGGGTCTAACGCACACTCAATACAAGGATATGATTTGGAAACTCTGGAAGAAATCTCCTGACAACCCTCTTAACCAG